The Peromyscus eremicus chromosome 2, PerEre_H2_v1, whole genome shotgun sequence genome includes the window TTCGTGATTCCCAACCAGGCTCCTTCCGGGCACTCCATTCTAGATGATGCGTTCTAGAGCGCTCCCACCTCGCTCGCCCGGGCCAGTGCTTGCGCAATCTGCGCCTGCGCACCACCACGCTTAGCGTCAGCAGCCCGCACCGGAAGGGGCGGGGCTTGCAGCCGCGGACTAGAGGCCGACGGAAGTGCTCCGTGTTGTTGCCGGAAGTAGAGAGAAGGCTGTAATGGCGGCTACGACTGAAGTTGAGGTGAGTACCCCCGGCCTCGCGCAGGGTTTTGTCGGGGTGACGCCGGGGTGGGACATGGCGCGGCTCCTGGGGTGTCGGGCCCAGGCTCGGGATGTGGCGGCAGGGGACGCCGAGCCTGAAGCCGGTTGTGACCGCAGGTGCCCGCGGACGGCGCGGAAGACCGGCCCTCGGCGGCCGAAGAGCTGGCGGCGCAGAAGCGCGAGCAGAGACTGCGCAAGTTCCGCGAGCTGCATCTGAAGCGGGTGAGTGGCGGGGACACGGGCCAGGCCGGGCGTCCCGGGGCCGGAAGATGTCGGCTGGAGGGTCCGAACTCTCTTGGAGATCGCTCTGACAGGCGTCGAAAGCCACTCCCGCTCGCTCCTCCCAGGCCCCACCCACATGACTTAATTTATTTGGGGTAGATTAATTAGTTCTGTTCCTAACAGCTCCCCTGCTCCATGATTCTAACTTTCATTTTCATCTAGGGAAAAAAGTCGCTAGAAATAGGAAGAAACTTCTTAGTAAGAGTTCCCTCACCTTAAAAACAACGAGCACACACTTGCCCTCTTTTCCAAATTCAAACTCAAAAAGTgtaacatgccgggcggtggtggcgcacgcccttaatcccagcacttgggaggtagaggcaggcggatctctgtgagttcgaggccagtctgttccacagagtgagttccgggacagtcagggctatgcagagaaagacttgtctcgaaaaaccaaaccaaaacaaaaaagtatagcTTACTTTTCATCTCTTGTTTGGATACCCACCCAGATCCTAAGCATGGCTGCCCAGACACTTTGAACATTATTATTCTTTCTCTGACAACAGCTCCTGCTCACTTCCCTGTGTGGCTACTTGCCCCCTGACCCCTTTTGCtgacctgtttgttttttttggaatGTAACTCAAAAGGCATGGCTATATCATTCTCTTATCTCCCTTCTCTGGGCACCTgccaagatttacagcttgcttGACTTGTTTTTTCTCTTGAACTTTGAGAAAATGGTCCTTAGGTtgctgagatgactcagtggttataGGCCCTTGTACAAGTTTGAccatctgaatttgatccctggaactcaggtAACAGTGGAGGAGAGAATGCATTTATGATGGTGAttggtgtttgtgtatgtgtgtgtgctcaagtgTCATGAAGTGCATGTAGATGACAGGAgcaagtcagttttctcctatcgtgtgtgttagcatttaggcatctgtactggcctgcccttagggtcctgacaggatatgtcctcagctgcagccactaagagcacccccttTGTGCATTTGCTACTTATAAAAGGtgggccttgcccacctcccatctctttttcttcctttgctctcgtccccagggaccagtctctgcccttcccccaaTAATCCTCCCACGTGGGCCCGGTtatatggtgtgactccttcccaccCTTTTAAAATTCCCACAACGTGGGTTCCAGGTATTGAAGTCATCTGGCTATGTGGCAGTCaccgttacccactgagccaacttgctGGTTGAAaggaactatttttttaaaaaatggtcttTGAGCCTCcaagaatataaaacaaaacaaatggaccAGCACACCTCTGAAAGTTTATACTgtaaacagtggttctcaaccttcctgatgctggaaccttttaatacagtccctcatgtgcTGTGGTGTGGTGCCGCGAGGGCACTTTGCCAACTTTTATTCTGCTAATAAAGGGACCACCCAACTGAACAGGCAAGGTCGACAGTGCCCTAGGGCCCTGGAGCAGCAGAGCTTTGCAGCCCAACAGTCTCATCCAGTGGTGTGCCTTTATACGTCTATTCCTGTGCCTAAAGTCATTGGGTGGCTTTCTATTGCTTGCAGCATTAAATGGGTCACTTAGTCACTGTAAGAAGACAGGGTCTACTTGGGCCCCTCTCCTGTTTTGCCTGACTATCTTTTGTCTTCCCTACAGAATGAAGCTCGTAAGTTAAATCACCAGGAAGTTGTGGAAGAAGATAAAAGACTTAAGTTGCCTGCAAACTGGGAAGCCAAGAAAGCGCGTTTGGAGTGGGAGCttcaggaggaagaaaagaaaaaggtcagGAAGCCCTGGTTGCTCCTTCATTGAGACAGGAGATCCTGGTAGCCGAGTAGGTGGGCAAGTCATTTACCTCAGGGaaccttatttcttttctttctttcttttttggcttttcaagacagggtttctctgtgtagctctgactttcctggaactcacagagatctgcttgcctctgttttCCAAGTTCTGTGAtcaaagtcgtgtgccaccactgcctggctgaaccTTACTTTTTTTATCTGTAGGACAAAGACTATAATAATGGTTACTTAAATGAATTATGAATTCTGTGAGTTAACATCTGCAAAATATTTATAACAGGTCTGACATCTGCTCTCTTCTGTTCTTGTTGATTttagttttattacatttttgtttgtatgtatgtgggcacaagagtggaggtcagaggacaaattatagttctctccttccactatgtgagtcCTGATATAGAGCTCAGGTGGTCATGATTGGCAGCAAACACTTTTTACCAACTGGGCTGCTGTGATGGTCTGATACTTGATACTTTGAttagatttttcttaatttaaagtaGGTCAAATAGCTGGGCATAGTGGGTCATGCCTATAGTTCCAGCACttgtgaagctgaggcaggaggatttctttgAATTTGAGGCAATTCTGggctcaaaaaactaaaacaaacaaaaatgaaggtgAGCGTTGTGGGGCAGGTGGGTAGCGGCGCTTCCTGTCTTTCCAGGAGTGTGCGGCAAGAGGAGAAGACTACGAGAAAGTGAAGCTGCTGGAGATCAGTGCAGAAGATGctgagagatgggagaggaggaagaagaggaggaaccCTGACCTGGGGTTTTCAGGTACAGCTAACTTGTGCTGACCTCTGCTTTACTGAATGGGCCTACTGGACCAAGTTTTCTGCTTTAGTGAGAGCACATGCCCATGGAACTTCATTCTTGGAATAGTCTAGGAGGCTGGTGTGTCAAGGGAGAAGCCAGGGCCACCTGTCAGTCTGCTGGCTGCTTTGGTCCTTAGTGTAAAGTTAGCCTTTGTTGTTGCCATTTTGTTCTTTAGTTTCACTATGTATTTAGCCCAGGCAGTCTAcaaactcaggatcttcctgcctcaacctcctgagtgatgggttTACAGAAGTGTGCTGCCACCCCTGAAGAATTAGCAGTCTTCCTTTCAACCCGTTCAGGGTAGAGGCTGTGCTTAGTGTAGTTTCTTTTGCATGTAGGGCAATAATGATTTTGAGTTTTCTCTTGTAAGTAGTGCCCAGATAAGGACACAGATCACCTCTGATTCTCACTTTGTTTAGATTATGCTGCTGCCCAATTACGCCAGTATCACCGGCTGACCAAGCAGATCAAACCTGACATGGAAAGCTATGAGCGACAGAGGGAAAAGCAGTAAGTCCTTGGAATACGAGGCTGTTCTGGGGGAGTGGGTGCAAGTAGATGTTTACAGACACGGGTAAATACAAACTAGCTAAACTAGCTGTTTACTTACTTGAGACATTCCTACGGTGTGGAttgggctgtccttgaactcacagcagtcctctgcctcaatctcctgagtgctgggattacaggtgtttgccaGCTTGCCTGAGCAGACTCAATTTAATAGTGATTTGTGGATTTCCAGTGGCCGTCTGTTGATAGTCTCTGTTTTGATAACACTAGTTACTGTTCCCTCCATTGCGTAGTAGTTAAGCCTTGATTTCCCTCGGAGACTTTCAGGTGgcgaactcaggttatcagagcTGGGTGCTCTTGTAGGAGCtgaatgctttggggctggagcaGGTCAGCTTTGTAAAGGACCAGATGGACTAAGGGCCTCAGTGTTCTTCATTCACAGCTGCTCAGAGCTGTGGCATGAAAGCAGAGAGGTTGTATGAGTAGGCTTGGCTGTGGCAGGTGGGCCAGACTCTTGTTTt containing:
- the Syf2 gene encoding pre-mRNA-splicing factor SYF2, which gives rise to MAATTEVEVPADGAEDRPSAAEELAAQKREQRLRKFRELHLKRNEARKLNHQEVVEEDKRLKLPANWEAKKARLEWELQEEEKKKECAARGEDYEKVKLLEISAEDAERWERRKKRRNPDLGFSDYAAAQLRQYHRLTKQIKPDMESYERQREKHGEDFFPTSNSLLHGTHVPSSEEIDRMVLDLEKQIEKRDKYSRRRPYNDDADIDYINERNAKFNKKAERFYGKYTAEIKQNLERGTAV